The Streptomyces sp. Je 1-332 genome has a window encoding:
- a CDS encoding response regulator transcription factor, whose amino-acid sequence MIRILLAEDMHMVRGALVALLNLEADLEVVFETERGDEIVDMALKHRPDVAIIDIDLPGLDGLSAAVQLRERLPSCRTLILTSLGRPGTLRRALAAQVSGYLLKDAPPKELAEAVRRVAAGQRAVDPQLALAAWGGSESPLTERETEVLALAAEGSEAPEIASLLHLTTGTVRNYLTTVVTKLNARNRVDAIRIARNSGWLL is encoded by the coding sequence GTGATACGGATACTGTTGGCCGAGGATATGCACATGGTCCGTGGCGCTTTGGTCGCGCTGCTCAATCTGGAAGCCGACCTCGAAGTCGTCTTCGAGACAGAGCGTGGAGACGAGATCGTCGACATGGCACTCAAGCACCGGCCGGATGTCGCGATCATCGACATCGACCTGCCCGGACTCGACGGTCTGAGCGCGGCGGTACAGCTGCGTGAGCGCCTGCCGTCCTGCCGGACACTCATTCTGACCAGCCTCGGCCGTCCAGGCACCTTGCGCAGGGCACTGGCGGCGCAGGTCTCGGGCTATCTCCTCAAGGACGCCCCGCCCAAGGAACTGGCCGAGGCCGTACGCCGTGTGGCCGCGGGCCAGCGCGCCGTGGACCCACAGCTGGCACTGGCCGCCTGGGGCGGCTCCGAGAGCCCGCTGACGGAGCGGGAGACGGAGGTGCTCGCGCTGGCCGCCGAAGGCTCCGAGGCCCCCGAGATCGCCTCGTTGCTGCACCTCACAACTGGTACGGTCCGCAACTATCTGACGACCGTCGTCACCAAACTCAACGCCCGCAACCGCGTCGACGCGATCCGTATCGCACGGAATTCGGGCTGGCTGCTGTAA
- a CDS encoding TOMM precursor leader peptide-binding protein, protein MTSMGGQQVWPAAGDETARVGFKLHLHPVVVPGEAAYLVSRRGVTALRGEFAERLVPLLDGTRDLGGVLREAAPELDPGDVLSSLRELKTAGLLRFHPEAGPPTLTGGPLPPVDRAAEAYWDLAGLDGGLTVSTLRRTTVRIEALTGTEVDLEAVAAACHDSGVTVMPEGGDADLSLVLCDDYLSPQLREVDAVHRAQGKPWLIAKVCGVEPWVGPVFRPDDGPCWSCLASRLAGHRHSEWPVRRALGIEGPLTRPTASLGAGRAIAVNIAVLEVAKWIAGIRYDSQGDLHTLDTLHLRARPHRVARIPQCDVCGDPGLVAERIGRPFAPVSRPKAAPTAGGHRALTPEQMLARHSHLVDPVTGIIKDIRRAPRSPEGINSYLSGSNLAMGPHTLAGLRAGLRALSGGKGLTQAEGRVSALCEAVERYSGTRHGDEPVVWDTFRALGAEAVHPHACQLYDERQFRDRDRWNARLSGFQHVPEPFDENRPTQWTPVWSLTSGTRRFLPTSMLYFSRGEPAADGLYADSNGNAAGSSPEDALVQGFLEIVERDAVALWWYNRIRRPAVDIEAFDEPCVERMRSVCTRLNRDLWVLDLTSDMGIPVMVALSRRTDKPAEDVIFGFGAHFDPRVALRRALTEMGQLVPAVCEARADGTGYGLTDPEPLAWWQHATVGNQPYLLPDPALPPRAPGHWPYVPRADLLDDVTAITGLVEQHGMELLVLDQTRPDLDVPVVKVVVPGMRHFWARFAPGRLFDVPVAQGRLAAPTSYEGLNPIPLFV, encoded by the coding sequence ATGACCTCGATGGGGGGACAGCAGGTCTGGCCGGCAGCGGGGGACGAGACAGCGCGGGTGGGGTTCAAACTCCATCTGCACCCCGTGGTCGTGCCCGGGGAGGCCGCGTACCTGGTGTCGCGGCGCGGTGTGACCGCGCTGCGTGGCGAATTCGCCGAACGGCTGGTGCCCCTGCTCGACGGCACCCGCGATCTGGGCGGTGTACTGCGCGAAGCCGCTCCGGAGCTCGACCCCGGCGACGTACTGAGTTCGCTGCGTGAACTCAAGACGGCCGGCCTGCTGCGCTTCCACCCGGAAGCCGGTCCGCCCACTCTCACGGGCGGACCGCTCCCCCCTGTCGACCGTGCCGCCGAGGCCTATTGGGATCTCGCGGGCCTGGACGGCGGGCTCACGGTCTCCACACTCCGACGCACCACCGTACGTATCGAAGCGCTCACCGGAACCGAAGTCGATCTTGAAGCGGTGGCAGCGGCGTGTCATGACTCCGGCGTGACCGTCATGCCAGAGGGTGGCGACGCCGACCTCTCGCTCGTGCTCTGCGACGACTACCTGTCGCCGCAGTTGCGCGAGGTGGACGCCGTTCACCGGGCGCAGGGCAAGCCCTGGCTGATCGCCAAGGTCTGCGGGGTCGAGCCGTGGGTCGGTCCGGTCTTCCGGCCGGACGACGGTCCCTGCTGGTCCTGCCTGGCCTCCCGGCTCGCGGGGCACCGCCACTCGGAGTGGCCGGTGCGGCGCGCGCTGGGGATCGAAGGGCCGCTGACGCGGCCCACCGCGTCGCTGGGCGCGGGCCGCGCCATCGCCGTCAACATCGCGGTACTGGAAGTCGCCAAGTGGATCGCCGGCATCCGCTATGACTCCCAGGGCGACCTGCACACCCTGGACACTCTTCATCTGCGGGCGCGCCCCCACCGGGTGGCCCGGATCCCGCAGTGCGACGTGTGCGGAGATCCTGGTCTCGTGGCCGAGCGGATCGGTCGGCCCTTCGCCCCGGTGTCGCGTCCCAAGGCCGCGCCGACCGCCGGCGGGCACCGCGCTCTCACCCCCGAGCAGATGCTCGCCCGGCACAGCCATCTCGTCGACCCCGTGACCGGAATCATCAAGGACATCCGCCGCGCGCCGCGCTCCCCGGAGGGCATCAACTCCTATCTCTCCGGCTCCAATCTGGCCATGGGTCCGCACACACTCGCCGGACTGCGGGCGGGGCTCCGCGCGCTCAGCGGCGGCAAGGGGCTGACGCAGGCGGAGGGCCGGGTCAGCGCCCTGTGCGAAGCCGTCGAACGGTACAGCGGCACCCGGCACGGCGACGAGCCGGTGGTGTGGGACACCTTCCGGGCTCTCGGCGCCGAGGCCGTGCACCCCCATGCCTGTCAGCTCTACGACGAGCGGCAGTTCCGCGACCGGGATCGCTGGAACGCCCGCCTCTCGGGGTTCCAGCACGTGCCCGAGCCGTTCGACGAGAACCGGCCCACTCAATGGACGCCGGTGTGGTCACTGACCTCGGGCACGCGCCGGTTCCTGCCCACCTCGATGCTCTACTTCTCCCGGGGCGAGCCGGCGGCGGACGGGTTGTACGCCGACTCCAACGGCAACGCGGCGGGCAGCAGCCCCGAAGACGCCCTGGTTCAGGGCTTCTTGGAGATCGTGGAGCGGGATGCCGTGGCCCTGTGGTGGTACAACCGCATCCGCCGGCCCGCGGTCGACATCGAGGCGTTCGACGAGCCCTGCGTCGAACGCATGCGCTCGGTGTGCACGCGGCTCAACCGCGATCTGTGGGTCCTCGATCTCACCTCGGACATGGGCATTCCGGTGATGGTCGCGCTGTCCCGGCGCACCGACAAACCCGCCGAGGACGTGATCTTCGGGTTCGGGGCGCACTTCGACCCGCGGGTGGCGCTGCGCAGGGCTCTGACCGAGATGGGACAGCTGGTGCCCGCCGTGTGCGAAGCGCGCGCCGACGGGACCGGGTACGGGCTCACCGATCCGGAGCCGCTGGCCTGGTGGCAGCACGCCACGGTCGGCAACCAGCCCTACCTCCTGCCCGATCCGGCGCTGCCGCCCCGCGCCCCGGGGCACTGGCCCTACGTACCCCGCGCGGATCTCCTCGACGACGTCACGGCGATCACCGGGCTCGTCGAGCAGCACGGCATGGAACTCCTCGTACTCGATCAGACTCGGCCGGATCTCGATGTTCCAGTAGTGAAGGTCGTCGTGCCGGGCATGCGGCACTTCTGGGCGCGCTTCGCGCCAGGACGGCTGTTCGACGTACCGGTCGCGCAGGGGCGACTCGCCGCTCCTACCTCGTACGAAGGGCTCAATCCCATCCCACTCTTCGTCTGA
- a CDS encoding 2-oxoacid:acceptor oxidoreductase subunit alpha, whose translation MAEGKDSHGEKGSHSQNGKQNGGENGKEVRRLDRVVIRFAGDSGDGMQLTGDRFTSETASFGNDLSTLPNFPAEIRAPAGTLPGVSSFQLHFADHDILTPGDAPNVLVAMNPAALRANLPDVPRGAEIIVNTDEFTPRALQKVGYAESPLGDASLAAYRVHPVPLTTLTVEALKDHGLSRKDAGRCKNMFALGLLSWMYHRPTEGTEKFLRAKFAKKPDIAEANIVAFRAGWNFGETTEDFAVSYEVAPATKAFPAGTYRNISGNLALSYGLIAAGRQTGLPLFLGAYPITPASDILHELSRHKNFGVRTFQAEDEIAAIGAALGAAFGGSLAVTSNSGPGVALKSETIGLAVSLELPLLIVDIQRGGPSTGLPTKTEQADLLQAMYGRNGEAPVPVVAAKTPADCFDAAIEAARIAVTYRTPVFLLSDGYLANGSEPWRIPQADELPEMLVQFPQGPNHVLDDGTEVFWPFKRDPQTLARPWAIPGTPGLEHRIGGIEKQDGTGNISYDPANHDFMVRTRQAKIDGIQVPDLEVDDATGDAKLLVLGWGSTYGPITAAVRRLRREGQHIAQAHLRHLNPFPRNLGEVLRSYDDIVIPEMNLGQLALLIRARYLVDARSHTQVNGMPFKAEQLATALKEALHAR comes from the coding sequence ATGGCGGAAGGCAAAGACAGTCACGGCGAGAAGGGGAGCCACTCACAGAACGGCAAGCAGAACGGCGGCGAGAACGGCAAGGAAGTTCGCCGCCTGGACCGCGTCGTCATCCGCTTCGCGGGTGACTCGGGCGACGGCATGCAGCTCACCGGTGACCGGTTCACGTCGGAGACGGCGTCCTTCGGCAATGACCTGTCCACGTTGCCGAACTTCCCCGCCGAGATCCGCGCCCCCGCAGGCACCCTGCCGGGGGTGTCCTCCTTCCAGCTGCACTTCGCCGACCACGACATCCTGACCCCGGGCGACGCACCGAACGTCCTCGTCGCGATGAACCCGGCGGCTCTGAGAGCGAACCTTCCGGATGTGCCGCGCGGGGCCGAGATCATCGTCAACACGGACGAGTTCACGCCACGAGCGCTGCAGAAGGTGGGGTACGCCGAATCCCCCCTGGGTGACGCGTCGTTGGCTGCCTATCGCGTGCATCCGGTGCCGTTGACGACGCTGACGGTCGAGGCGCTCAAGGACCACGGTCTGTCGCGCAAGGACGCGGGCCGGTGCAAGAACATGTTCGCGCTGGGTCTGCTGTCGTGGATGTATCACCGGCCGACCGAGGGGACGGAGAAGTTCCTGCGGGCGAAGTTCGCGAAGAAGCCGGACATCGCCGAGGCCAACATCGTCGCGTTCCGTGCGGGTTGGAACTTCGGGGAGACGACCGAGGACTTCGCGGTCTCCTACGAGGTCGCTCCGGCGACCAAGGCCTTCCCGGCGGGCACGTATCGCAACATCTCGGGGAACCTGGCCCTGTCGTACGGCCTGATCGCGGCGGGCCGGCAGACCGGGCTGCCCCTGTTCCTGGGCGCGTATCCGATCACTCCGGCATCCGACATCCTGCACGAGCTCTCCCGGCACAAGAACTTCGGCGTTCGCACCTTCCAGGCCGAGGACGAGATCGCCGCGATCGGTGCCGCCCTGGGGGCCGCGTTCGGCGGTTCGCTGGCCGTCACCTCCAACTCAGGGCCCGGTGTGGCGCTGAAGTCGGAGACGATCGGACTCGCGGTCTCCCTTGAACTGCCGCTGCTGATCGTGGACATCCAGCGCGGCGGCCCCTCCACCGGTCTGCCGACCAAGACCGAGCAGGCGGACCTGCTCCAGGCGATGTACGGACGCAACGGCGAGGCGCCGGTGCCGGTCGTGGCGGCGAAGACCCCGGCCGACTGCTTCGACGCCGCGATCGAGGCGGCCCGCATCGCGGTCACCTACCGCACGCCGGTCTTCCTGCTGTCCGACGGCTATCTGGCCAACGGCTCCGAGCCCTGGCGCATCCCGCAGGCGGACGAGCTGCCCGAAATGCTCGTGCAGTTCCCCCAAGGCCCCAACCACGTCCTGGACGACGGCACCGAGGTCTTCTGGCCCTTCAAGCGTGATCCGCAGACGCTGGCCCGTCCGTGGGCGATTCCCGGCACGCCCGGTCTCGAGCACCGTATCGGCGGCATCGAGAAGCAGGACGGCACCGGCAACATCTCCTACGACCCCGCCAACCACGACTTCATGGTCCGCACCCGCCAGGCCAAGATCGACGGAATCCAGGTCCCGGACCTGGAGGTCGACGACGCCACCGGAGACGCCAAGTTGCTCGTCCTCGGCTGGGGTTCGACCTACGGGCCCATCACCGCGGCGGTACGGCGCCTGCGCCGCGAGGGTCAGCACATCGCCCAGGCCCATCTGCGCCACCTCAACCCGTTCCCGCGCAACCTCGGCGAGGTGCTGCGGTCGTACGACGACATCGTGATCCCCGAGATGAACCTCGGGCAGCTGGCCCTGCTGATCCGCGCCAGGTACCTGGTCGACGCCCGGTCCCACACACAGGTCAACGGGATGCCGTTCAAGGCCGAGCAGCTCGCCACCGCCCTCAAGGAGGCCCTCCATGCCCGCTGA
- a CDS encoding NADH oxidase has protein sequence MPHVIGRQTLHLWSLCEDVIIEAHDGTELVLTGRFGTERLPDPDPVVREALRRMELGPVLPGNVEAATGDDSEGSVCLILWPTLSRLSHLVVRTLGLDDLRGPLLSVSPVSRGAKFMPRELSARRHLRLSRDVTLTLEAAGVALESPASLHRVVLHRPEAVWVVGMLAWPITPHAASQALPLHPEVTDGILRYLAAAGMAAPVKS, from the coding sequence ATGCCGCACGTCATCGGTAGGCAGACGCTCCACCTGTGGTCGCTCTGCGAGGACGTCATCATCGAGGCCCACGACGGTACGGAACTGGTCCTGACCGGCCGTTTCGGCACCGAGCGGCTCCCGGATCCCGATCCGGTCGTCCGCGAGGCACTGCGCCGCATGGAGCTGGGGCCGGTGCTGCCCGGCAACGTCGAGGCGGCGACCGGGGACGACAGCGAGGGCAGTGTCTGTCTCATCCTGTGGCCGACGCTGAGCCGGCTGTCCCATCTGGTGGTGCGCACGCTGGGTCTGGACGACCTCCGGGGGCCGCTGCTCTCGGTTTCGCCGGTGTCCCGCGGCGCGAAGTTCATGCCCCGCGAGCTCTCCGCGCGGCGGCACTTGAGACTTTCCAGGGATGTCACGCTGACGCTGGAGGCGGCGGGCGTCGCCCTGGAGTCACCCGCCTCACTGCACCGAGTCGTGCTGCACCGGCCGGAAGCGGTCTGGGTGGTGGGCATGCTGGCCTGGCCGATCACCCCGCACGCCGCGTCGCAGGCCCTTCCGCTTCATCCGGAAGTGACAGACGGAATCCTCCGCTATCTGGCGGCCGCGGGCATGGCGGCACCGGTGAAATCATGA
- a CDS encoding IucA/IucC family protein, with the protein MCGQQSSLVAEPGTVPRQKGGRQTEQLRGATADLLEHPDPHTAAQVAAIENLLRCWVRENDFPAPEQGALRIPLAASGTALLVPVYYWSATGWHRFGLPYLEDGPQSAPPADAVTVAALLGRETAQRPGTVAPDGQPATTDGQPATPDGQAVAPGEQDAGPGTELGTDFDPGTDPGTGPGTDPGRDGERVEGGDLVGRVADSVRRTATFIADRRNNPGDEPDLFLAAEQSLLLGHPLHPTPKSREGLSETESRLYSPELRGAFALHWIAVAPSVLAADSAWTERGRTLPAEQLTARLAGPDLPLPPGHAALPLHPWQMRELRHRPATAALLEAGLLQDLGPHGAPWYPTSSVRTLYRSGAPAMLKLSLGLRITNSRRENLRKELHRGVEVHRLLRSGLAEQWQAAHPRFDVIRDPAWLAVTGPDGAPVPGLDVMIRHNPFGPGDDATCIAGLVSPRPSPHSTGHGRPPMRSRLGEIVTGLAGRTGRPRGAVATEWFLRYLENVVRPVLWLDSEAGVALEAHQQNTLLLLDSEGWPVGGRYRDNQGYYFRESRRPELDRRLPGIGEHSDTFVSDEVADERFAYYLGINNVLGLIGALGAQSLADEQLLLAAFRRFLGDIASGPASLRTPLPALLLDSPVLRCKANLLTRLRGLDELVGPVDTQSVYVSIANPLHS; encoded by the coding sequence GTGTGCGGCCAGCAGTCCTCACTGGTGGCGGAGCCCGGTACGGTCCCCCGGCAGAAGGGAGGCCGGCAGACCGAGCAGCTGCGAGGTGCGACCGCCGATCTCCTGGAACACCCCGACCCGCACACCGCCGCACAGGTGGCCGCCATCGAGAACCTCCTGCGCTGCTGGGTACGCGAGAACGACTTTCCCGCCCCCGAACAGGGCGCCCTGCGCATCCCGCTGGCGGCCAGCGGCACCGCCCTCCTCGTCCCCGTGTACTACTGGTCGGCCACCGGCTGGCACCGTTTCGGCCTCCCGTACCTGGAAGACGGCCCCCAGAGCGCACCCCCGGCCGACGCCGTCACCGTCGCCGCGCTCTTGGGCCGCGAGACCGCCCAACGGCCCGGAACGGTCGCCCCGGACGGCCAGCCCGCCACCACGGACGGCCAGCCCGCCACCCCGGACGGCCAGGCCGTTGCCCCGGGCGAGCAGGACGCTGGCCCCGGCACCGAGCTCGGCACCGACTTCGACCCCGGCACGGACCCGGGCACGGGCCCCGGCACCGACCCCGGCCGTGACGGCGAGCGGGTCGAGGGAGGGGACCTCGTCGGCCGCGTCGCCGATTCGGTGCGCCGCACCGCCACCTTCATCGCCGACCGCCGGAACAACCCCGGCGACGAGCCCGACCTCTTCCTCGCCGCCGAACAATCGCTGCTCCTCGGCCACCCCCTTCACCCCACACCGAAGAGCCGCGAGGGTCTCTCCGAAACTGAATCCCGCCTCTACTCACCGGAGTTGCGGGGCGCCTTCGCCCTGCACTGGATCGCCGTCGCCCCCTCCGTGCTCGCCGCGGACTCGGCCTGGACCGAGCGTGGCCGCACCCTCCCGGCGGAGCAGCTTACCGCCCGCCTCGCCGGTCCGGACCTGCCACTGCCACCAGGCCACGCCGCCCTGCCCCTGCACCCGTGGCAGATGCGCGAGCTCCGGCATCGCCCCGCGACCGCCGCTCTCCTGGAAGCCGGCCTCCTCCAGGACCTCGGCCCCCACGGCGCACCGTGGTACCCGACCTCCTCCGTGCGCACCCTCTACCGCTCAGGCGCACCGGCCATGCTGAAGCTCTCGCTCGGCCTGCGCATCACCAACTCCCGTCGTGAGAACCTCCGTAAAGAACTCCACCGCGGCGTCGAGGTCCACCGCTTGCTGCGCAGCGGCCTCGCCGAGCAGTGGCAGGCGGCCCACCCCCGCTTCGACGTGATCCGCGACCCGGCGTGGCTCGCCGTGACCGGCCCCGACGGCGCGCCCGTCCCCGGACTCGACGTCATGATCCGGCACAACCCCTTCGGCCCCGGCGACGACGCCACCTGCATCGCGGGACTCGTCTCGCCCAGGCCGTCACCGCACTCCACAGGGCACGGCCGCCCCCCGATGCGCTCCCGGCTCGGCGAGATCGTCACCGGTCTCGCCGGACGGACGGGCCGTCCCCGGGGAGCCGTCGCCACGGAGTGGTTCCTCCGCTACCTGGAGAACGTCGTACGCCCCGTGCTCTGGCTGGACAGCGAGGCCGGCGTCGCCCTGGAGGCCCACCAGCAGAACACCCTCCTGCTGCTCGACTCCGAGGGCTGGCCCGTGGGCGGCCGCTACCGCGACAACCAGGGCTACTACTTCCGCGAGTCCCGACGCCCCGAGCTCGACCGAAGGCTTCCCGGCATCGGCGAGCACAGTGACACCTTCGTGTCCGACGAGGTGGCGGACGAGCGCTTCGCCTACTACCTCGGCATCAACAACGTCCTCGGTCTCATCGGAGCCCTGGGCGCCCAAAGTCTGGCCGACGAGCAGCTGTTGCTCGCGGCGTTCCGCCGCTTCCTCGGCGACATCGCCTCCGGCCCGGCTTCGCTGCGTACGCCGCTCCCGGCCCTGCTTCTCGACTCACCCGTCCTGCGATGCAAGGCCAATCTGCTGACCCGACTCCGCGGGCTCGACGAACTCGTGGGCCCGGTCGACACCCAGTCCGTCTACGTCTCCATCGCCAACCCCCTTCATTCCTGA
- a CDS encoding diaminobutyrate--2-oxoglutarate transaminase family protein produces the protein MAVTEPAPAAVSAGHSAAHEGILRRQSARESAARTYARALPIVPVRARGLTIEGADGRRYLDCLSGAGTLALGHNHPVVLEAIRKVLDSGAPLHVLDLATPVKDAFTTELFHTLPRELADRARIQFCGPAGTDAVEAALKLVRTATGREGMLAFTGAYHGMTAGALEASGGARDVRVTRLPYPQDYRCPFGIGGADGAELAARWTESLLDDPKSGVPRPAGMILEPVQGEGGVIPAPDDWLRRMREITAARSIPLIADEVQTGVGRTGTFWAVEHSGVVPDVMVLSKAIGGSLPLAVVIYRDDLDVWQPGAHAGTFRGNQLAMAAGAATLAYVRENGLAERAGVLGTRMLNQLRSLAAEYPCIGDVRGRGLMLGVELVDPTATHPTDTALATNCPPAADPAADPSAMMDAAAARSAGGLSANADAAAAGLAAGLSASVRSAAADPAVAGSADGLSPGADVSTARPADGLSADVDPATAGLAAGLSASVRSAAADPAVAGSADGLSGGTDAAAARPAAGCSAGAQSAATGAAVPRPAVAGRAGPAARAAREPVPAGALARSPRPFPPAPELAAAVQRECLRRGLIVELGGRHSSVVRLLPPLTITDEQAAAILDRLSDAISAAARPYHG, from the coding sequence GTGGCCGTGACCGAGCCGGCGCCCGCGGCGGTTTCCGCGGGGCACTCCGCAGCACACGAGGGGATCCTGCGACGCCAGTCGGCGCGCGAGTCGGCGGCGCGCACCTATGCGCGCGCCCTGCCGATCGTGCCGGTCCGGGCGCGCGGGCTGACGATCGAGGGCGCCGACGGACGCCGCTATCTCGACTGCCTCTCGGGTGCGGGAACCCTGGCCCTCGGGCACAACCACCCGGTCGTGCTCGAGGCGATCAGGAAGGTCCTCGACTCGGGGGCGCCGCTGCACGTCCTGGACCTGGCCACGCCGGTCAAGGACGCCTTCACCACCGAGCTGTTCCACACCCTGCCCCGTGAACTCGCCGACCGCGCGCGGATCCAGTTCTGCGGCCCCGCCGGCACGGACGCGGTGGAGGCCGCGCTCAAACTCGTGCGGACGGCGACCGGGCGCGAGGGCATGCTCGCGTTCACCGGTGCCTACCACGGGATGACGGCAGGGGCGCTCGAAGCGTCCGGCGGCGCGCGGGACGTACGGGTCACGCGCCTGCCCTACCCGCAGGACTACCGCTGTCCGTTCGGCATCGGCGGTGCGGACGGCGCCGAACTCGCGGCCCGCTGGACCGAGAGCCTCCTCGACGACCCCAAGTCGGGCGTGCCCCGACCGGCCGGGATGATCCTCGAACCGGTGCAGGGCGAGGGCGGCGTGATTCCCGCCCCGGACGACTGGCTGCGCCGGATGCGCGAGATCACCGCCGCACGCTCGATCCCGCTCATCGCGGACGAGGTCCAGACCGGCGTCGGGCGCACCGGCACCTTCTGGGCCGTCGAGCACAGCGGCGTGGTCCCGGACGTGATGGTCCTGTCCAAGGCCATCGGCGGCAGCCTGCCACTGGCCGTCGTGATCTACCGCGACGACCTCGACGTCTGGCAGCCCGGCGCCCACGCGGGCACCTTCCGCGGCAACCAACTGGCCATGGCGGCCGGCGCGGCCACCCTCGCGTACGTCCGCGAGAACGGCCTCGCCGAACGCGCGGGAGTCCTGGGCACCCGCATGCTCAACCAGCTGAGGTCCCTCGCCGCCGAGTACCCCTGCATCGGCGATGTCCGCGGCAGAGGCCTGATGCTCGGCGTCGAACTCGTGGACCCGACCGCCACCCACCCGACCGACACGGCCCTAGCCACCAACTGCCCACCTGCCGCAGACCCGGCGGCCGACCCCTCGGCCATGATGGACGCGGCTGCCGCACGCTCGGCTGGGGGGCTCTCGGCCAACGCGGACGCGGCTGCCGCAGGTCTCGCCGCCGGGCTCTCGGCCAGTGTGCGCTCGGCGGCTGCGGACCCGGCTGTTGCGGGCTCGGCTGATGGGCTCTCGCCCGGCGCGGACGTGTCTACCGCTCGTCCAGCTGATGGGCTCTCGGCCGACGTGGACCCGGCTACCGCTGGCCTCGCCGCCGGGCTCTCGGCCAGTGTGCGCTCGGCGGCTGCGGACCCGGCTGTTGCGGGCTCGGCTGATGGGCTCTCGGGCGGCACGGACGCGGCTGCTGCACGCCCCGCCGCCGGGTGCTCGGCCGGCGCGCAGTCGGCCGCCACGGGCGCGGCTGTTCCACGCCCGGCGGTCGCGGGCCGAGCTGGGCCGGCCGCCCGGGCGGCGCGCGAGCCCGTGCCCGCCGGAGCCCTGGCCCGCTCCCCGCGGCCGTTCCCCCCGGCGCCCGAACTCGCCGCCGCGGTACAGCGCGAATGCCTGCGCCGCGGCCTCATCGTCGAGCTGGGTGGACGGCACTCCAGCGTCGTACGCCTCCTTCCTCCTCTCACCATCACGGACGAGCAGGCGGCCGCGATCCTCGACCGCCTCTCCGACGCGATCTCCGCAGCGGCGCGTCCGTACCACGGATAG
- a CDS encoding histidine kinase codes for MPRRSRDLLAPRLARTILLATLLSYTLITMLNLLSAAISTTQTLVALGSLGAILGLQLRHSAAGANRAPLRVKSLTLSLQALLTYVPVTLFHTGWGSMAGFLAGSVLLLLRPRAGWTLYGLVGLSMLLPPLLDHLPVLDVIYVCQSTLLTGLVTYGLSRLNELVSEVHAARGELARLAVTKERLRFARDLHDLLGFSLSAITLKSELIHRLIPAHPQRAMNEIQEVLSVSRESLADVRRVASGFQNMSLEQEISSAQSVLNSADIGVDVTFSLTEISPQANTVLATVLREAVTNLLRHSRARHCTIQAVQRASRVSLLVINDGIEPGYRDPSPHSGSGLGNLKVRVHAIGGEVEAAGGADRTFRLRVEVPSHPSAAAASLAEEITEIQDPAA; via the coding sequence GTGCCACGGCGCAGCCGCGATCTCCTCGCTCCACGGCTCGCACGGACCATCCTCCTCGCGACGCTTCTCAGTTACACCCTCATCACCATGCTCAACCTCCTGAGCGCCGCCATCTCGACCACGCAGACGCTGGTGGCTCTCGGGTCCCTCGGGGCGATACTCGGCCTGCAGCTCAGGCACTCGGCGGCGGGCGCCAACCGGGCCCCCTTGAGGGTCAAGAGCCTCACCCTGAGCCTGCAGGCCCTCCTGACGTATGTGCCGGTCACGTTGTTCCACACCGGGTGGGGCTCCATGGCGGGTTTCCTCGCCGGCTCCGTGCTGCTGTTGCTCCGCCCGCGCGCCGGCTGGACGCTGTACGGCCTCGTCGGCCTCAGCATGCTCCTGCCGCCCCTCCTCGACCACCTTCCGGTGCTCGACGTCATCTACGTGTGCCAGTCGACCCTCCTCACCGGCCTTGTCACGTACGGGCTTTCACGGCTGAACGAACTCGTCAGCGAGGTGCACGCGGCACGTGGCGAGCTCGCCCGTCTCGCCGTCACCAAGGAACGCCTGCGTTTCGCCAGGGACTTGCACGACCTCCTGGGTTTCAGCCTTTCCGCAATCACGTTGAAAAGTGAACTGATACACCGCCTGATCCCCGCTCATCCGCAGCGCGCGATGAATGAGATCCAGGAAGTGCTCTCCGTCTCCCGGGAATCCCTTGCCGACGTACGACGCGTGGCGAGCGGATTTCAGAACATGTCCCTGGAACAGGAGATCAGTTCCGCTCAGTCGGTTCTCAACTCGGCTGATATCGGCGTGGACGTCACGTTCTCCCTCACCGAAATCAGTCCTCAGGCCAACACGGTGCTCGCCACGGTGCTGCGCGAGGCGGTGACCAATTTGCTGCGCCACAGCCGGGCCAGGCACTGCACCATACAGGCGGTCCAACGGGCGTCTCGGGTAAGCCTCTTGGTGATCAACGACGGCATCGAGCCCGGCTACCGCGATCCGTCCCCGCACAGCGGGAGCGGCCTGGGCAACCTGAAGGTGCGGGTCCACGCCATCGGCGGAGAAGTGGAGGCCGCCGGAGGGGCGGACCGGACGTTCCGCTTGCGCGTCGAGGTGCCCTCCCATCCCTCCGCCGCAGCAGCCTCGTTGGCCGAGGAGATCACCGAGATCCAGGATCCCGCGGCTTAA